One Manihot esculenta cultivar AM560-2 chromosome 18, M.esculenta_v8, whole genome shotgun sequence genomic window carries:
- the LOC110606113 gene encoding uncharacterized protein LOC110606113 isoform X2, translating into MFQWRKMFFRNGKRVGALMNTEQNVKRHYKTKRRERLGRKLMPHELFEATHKKKGTDEFIDARSKAIHERFLQLKENASQQAKGLNEPTHVDETHLYYEGSWWV; encoded by the exons ATGTTTCAATGGCGAAAAATGTTCTTCAGAAATGGAAAAAGGGTTGGAGCACTAATGAATACAGAGCAAAATGTAAAAAGACACTATAAAACCAAAAGA CGCGAGAGGCTTGGACGGAAACTAATGCCACATGAGCTGTTTGAGGCGACACATAAGAAGAAGGGCACAGATGAATTCATAGATGCACGATCCAAAGCTATTCAT GAGCGCTTCTTGCAGCTAAAggaaaatgcatcacagcaaGCAAAGGGGTTAAATGAGCCAACTCACGTGGATGAGACTCATTTGTATTATGAAGGTAGTTGGTGGGTATAA
- the LOC110606113 gene encoding uncharacterized protein LOC110606113 isoform X1 produces the protein MFQWRKMFFRNGKRVGALMNTEQNVKRHYKTKRVSLVDRVVEYLDIVVNLFYSLLMQRMRERLGRKLMPHELFEATHKKKGTDEFIDARSKAIHERFLQLKENASQQAKGLNEPTHVDETHLYYEGSWWV, from the exons ATGTTTCAATGGCGAAAAATGTTCTTCAGAAATGGAAAAAGGGTTGGAGCACTAATGAATACAGAGCAAAATGTAAAAAGACACTATAAAACCAAAAGAGTGAGCCTAGTGGATCGGGTAGTGGAGTATCTAGACATTGTTGTGAATTTGTTTTACAGTTTACTCATGCAAAGGATG CGCGAGAGGCTTGGACGGAAACTAATGCCACATGAGCTGTTTGAGGCGACACATAAGAAGAAGGGCACAGATGAATTCATAGATGCACGATCCAAAGCTATTCAT GAGCGCTTCTTGCAGCTAAAggaaaatgcatcacagcaaGCAAAGGGGTTAAATGAGCCAACTCACGTGGATGAGACTCATTTGTATTATGAAGGTAGTTGGTGGGTATAA
- the LOC110606118 gene encoding hypoxanthine-guanine phosphoribosyltransferase yields MSLDSHIERVLWTKFQISKRVTELASEITNDFVSISPPPVIVGVATGAFLFLADLVRQIQLPISVDFIRAESYGSGTESTGAPTISMDLKLNVEGKHVILVEDIVDTGSTLFNLIALLKSKGVSSVSVCTFLDKPARRKVHFEPVGDGKYYLGFECPDHFVVGYGMDFAELYRNLPYIGVLKPEYYK; encoded by the exons ATGTCGCTAGATTCTCACATAGAGAGGGTGCTATGGACCAAGTTCCAAATCTCTAAACGAGTCACGGAGCTTGCATCCGAAATCACCAATGATTTTGTCTCTATTTCTCCTCCTCCGGTGATAGTGGGCGTGGCCACCGGCGCTTTCTTGTTCTTGGCTGACTTGGTCAGGCAAATACAGTTGCCTATTTCCGTTGATTTCATTCGCGCCGAATCCTACGGTTCTGGTACTGAGTCCACCGGTGCCCCCACCATTTCCATGGACTTGAAGCTCAATGTTGAAGGCAAACATGTCATCCTG GTTGAGGACATCGTAGACACAGGAAGCACTTTATTCAATCTCATTGCACTCTTGAAATCCAAGGGAGTATCCTCTGTGTCTGTTTGCACTTTCCTTGATAAGCCAGCAAGAAGGAAAGTCCATTTTGAACCAGTGGGTGATGGAAAATACTACCTAGGTTTTGAG TGCCCAGATCACTTTGTTGTGGGTTATGGAATGGATTTTGCTGAACTATACAGGAATTTGCCTTATATTGGTGTCTTGAAACCTGAATATTACAAGTGA